In Rhodamnia argentea isolate NSW1041297 chromosome 4, ASM2092103v1, whole genome shotgun sequence, the following proteins share a genomic window:
- the LOC115756153 gene encoding uncharacterized protein LOC115756153 encodes MEWRKGYLDAILVPLGFLISLGYHVWLWHKVRTEPLSTIIGTNARGRRFWVAAMMKDNDKKNILAVQTLRNTIMGSTLMATTSILLCSGLAAVISSSYSVKKPLNDSVYGGHGEFMVAMKYVTLLTIFLFSFLCHSLSIRFINQVNFLINTPLQQADPETASIVNPEYISELLERGFLLNTVGNRLFYAAIPLLLWIFGPVPVFLCSVTLVPVLYNLDFVFGSGQKCSKLEVGKRNGDLV; translated from the exons atggaatggCGGAAGGGTTATCTCGACGCCATACTCGTGCCATTAGGATTTCTGATAAGCTTGGGCTACCATGTTTGGCTGTGGCACAAGGTCCGGACCGAGCCACTTAGCACCATTATAGGCACGAACGCGAGAGGACGGCGCTTCTGGGTCGCCGCCATGATGAAG GATAATGACAAGAAGAACATTTTGGCAGTACAAACTCTCCGGAACACCATCATGGGGTCGACCCTCATGGCCACCACGTCGATCCTCCTGTGCTCGGGCCTGGCAGCGGTGATAAGCAGTTCCTACAGCGTGAAGAAGCCACTAAACGACTCTGTGTATGGCGGGCACGGTGAGTTCATGGTGGCCATGAAGTACGTCACCCTCCtcaccatcttcctcttctctttcctcTGCCACTCCCTCTCCATTCGGTTCATCAACCAGGTCAACTTCCTCATCAACACTCCGCTGCAGCAAGCGGACCCTGAGACAGCGTCCATAGTCAACCCCGAGTACATCTCCGAGCTCCTGGAGAGGGGATTTCTCCTCAACACCGTGGGGAACCGGCTTTTCTACGCAGCGATCCCTctactgctctggatcttcgggccAGTCCCCGTGTTTCTTTGCTCGGTGACATTGGTTCCGGTGCTGTATAACCTGGATTTCGTGTTTGGGAGTGGCCAGAAGTGTAGTAAGTTGGAGGTGGGGAAGAGAAATGGTGACTTAGTATGA